A DNA window from Drosophila virilis strain 15010-1051.87 chromosome 4, Dvir_AGI_RSII-ME, whole genome shotgun sequence contains the following coding sequences:
- the LOC6627719 gene encoding LOW QUALITY PROTEIN: uncharacterized protein (The sequence of the model RefSeq protein was modified relative to this genomic sequence to represent the inferred CDS: substituted 1 base at 1 genomic stop codon), which produces MVIQCTCDCDCSDRDNRSFCLPRLTLRQQRQQSATPLDAGNDMEHRFPYYRRLSNTSSALYGSCPQLLPVGQPCHGPSQSQSQSRSLEQQQEQQELRPYSSLVRSKHRSSVLCNKCALXRRYNLSCEHPEPQQQQPQLHSYPQQAHNKTTAAAAAATTAATAASPKPRQEAAATLSTPRYLCTECRFNNQPLAWWVSCPRLSNLPTEQPQMPTPAMQPPPPPPLLQPHHCHGTNPARFPLQANAKRHCDNFGSYATLPTIEQQQQQQQLYANAATGYSRHCAASMPPPHHEPARWYAPSNANPNLNACCYMYNPMPHYGPQLCVCDNWYHQQQHQQQHQQQQQQQQQHRSIPPPPKPLLPNGGCYLGFDAAAHHPSHITDEEDSAFPALADREFHLLHRNIPALRRTGVDTTRIRQYFYPDGGWGWIICGVSFLVHILTTGLQLSYGLLLFYAVQHLHNTSGIELLGALSWSVSMLAIPFVVSLCRKRSIRLLSIVGGLVMPLGILFTSFATEFGQVVFSYGIVFGIGVSMVREASTVMLGNYFKRRRQFVEMVAMSGEGVGIALFSVILKEGVGKAGWRLGLQIVAALTALSFFMGLMYRPASLYHPQRRAIQHLKNQRKKLREKKPKLTQEVESPTRYLFLDISSLKSVTVKILLMTSSVAAFGIYTPMFLMALNAAKEGSDVQELVLLQTFLGISMALGVVLAGALLRRCFVIRQFVINTKIVSQLFISIVALAILFLSFVMGYKGLCILSWLYGIGLGGFQYSLKILALERIKLKHFSKAWGFIRGVQSVPVLISVPLTSFLNDYSLKYGRAGYYICSAAAAISGIIIFFISEPQEQQQQQQQPPRGHLNGHLPTPMLMRHSSARHHRPNLPLDYGYGDYPAPDLLSRSCISLNQMEPYLQATNSHYCQRHMHQQSHSHLSQHHQPPVQHTHSHSHPHTHTHTHPQQLACHNLDMQQANRTPYQLGQGSIGAKMGKRLQRSLSFIQQHNCCDGQMYCSWHSTYELGCRKSPKSQDRQPLICTCSPNSTTYGGGSSARSRSVPEGLSTMSQQCNCRHGAGVAAVAAPSREFIYVPHAYASLQRTPHRQSRHMPGTGGDGGGGGAGAAAGTGAGSSCQAARGNPQCRLKRSQSLCRPVHFVEQITTSV; this is translated from the exons ATGGTCATCCAGTGCACATGCGATTGCGATTGCAGTGACAGAGACAACCGCAGCTTCTGTTTGCCACGCTTAACGCTGcgacagcaacgacaacaaagtGCCACGCCCCTTGATGCTGGCAATGATATGGAGCATCGGTTTCCATACTATCGGCGTCTATCGAATACCTCATCAGCGCTATACGGCAGCTGCCCACAGTTGCTGCCCGTTGGCCAGCCTTGCCACGGTccgagtcagagtcagagtcagagtcgcagcctggagcagcagcaggagcagcaggagctgagGCCATATTCGAGTCTGGTGCGCAGCAAGCACAGAAGCTCCGTGCTGTGCAACAAATGTGCACTGTGACGAAGATACAACCTAAGCTGTGAGCATCCagaaccacaacaacaacaaccgcaactACATTCGTATCCGCAACAAGCCCACAAcaagacaacagcagcagcagcagcagcaacaacagctgcaacagcagctagcCCCAAGCCGAGGCAGGAGGCAGCTGCCACACTGAGTACGCCGCGTTATTTGTGCACCGAGTGCCGCTTTAACAACCAGCCGCTGGCCTGGTGGGTCTCATGTCCGCGTCTCTCCAATCTGCCCACTGAACAGCCTCAAATGCCAACGCCAGCAATGCagccgccaccaccgccgccgttGCTGCAGCCACATCACTGCCATGGCACAAATCCGGCGCGCTTTCCACTACAAGCCAATGCCAAGCGGCATTGTGACAATTTTGGCAGCTATGCCACATTGCCCACcatcgagcagcagcagcagcagcagcagctctatGCAAATGCAGCCACAGGCTACAGTCGACATTGCGCGGCTTCAATGCCACCGCCGCATCATGAGCCTGCTCGTTGGTATGCGCCGAGCAATGCCAATCCCAATTTGAATGCCTGTTGTTACATGTACAATCCCATGCCCCACTACGGCCCGCAGCTCTGCGTTTGCGATAATTGGtatcaccagcagcaacaccagcagcaacaccagcagcagcagcagcagcagcagcagcacaggaGCATCCCGCCGCCGCCCAAGCCACTTTTGCCCAATGGCGGCTGCTATTTGG GCTTTGATGCTGCTGCACACCACCCTAGCCATATAACCGATGAAGAGGACTCGGCCTTTCCAGCACTCGCCGATCGTGAGTTTCATCTGTTGCATCGCAATATTCCGGCACTGCGTCGCACCGGTGTGGACACAACACGCATACGACAG taCTTTTATCCGGATGGCGGCTGGGGCTGGATCATCTGTGGCGTCTCCTTCCTGGTCCACATCCTAACCACTGGCCTCCAGCTCAGCTATGGCCTGCTGTTGTTCTATGCCGTTCAGCATTTGCATAACACAAGCGGCATCG AACTATTGGGCGCCCTGAGCTGGTCCGTCTCGATGCTGGCCATACCGTTTGTGGTGTCGTTGTGCCGGAAGCGTTCCATACGCCTCCTCTCGATTGTGGGTGGCCTGGTGATGCCGCTGGGCATTCTGTTCACTTCATTTGCCACGGAATTCGGTCAGGTTGTTTTCAGTTATG GCATCGTATTCGGCATCGGAGTTTCCATGGTGCGTGAAGCTTCTACCGTGATGCTGGGCAATTACTTTAAGCGTCGGCGGCAATTCGTCGAAATGGTGGCCATGTCCGGCGAGGGCGTTGGCATCGCTTTGTTCTCCGTCATACTGAAAGAGGGCGTGGGCAAGGCTGGCTGGCGCCTGGGCCTGCAAATCGTTGCCGCTCTAACGGCGCTCAGCTTTTTCATGGGTCTCATGTACCGACCCGCATCCCTCTACCATCCGCAACGTCGCGCCATCCAACATCTGAAGAACCAGCGCAAAAAG CTACGCGAGAAGAAGCCCAAACTCACGCAGGAGGTGGAGTCACCCAcgagatatttatttttggacaTATCATCGCTAAAATCCGTGACAGTTAAGATACTATTGATGACCTCCAGTGTGGCTGCATTCGGCATCTATACGCCCATGTTCCTTATG GCCCTCAATGCTGCCAAGGAGGGCTCCGATGTGCAGGAGCTGGTCCTGCTGCAAACTTTTTTGGGCATCTCCATGGCTCTGGGCGTTGTGCTGGCCGGCGCTCTTCTGCGTCGCTGCTTTGTGATCAGACAATTTGTGATCAATACCAAGATTGTTTCTCAG ctgTTTATATCCATTGTTGCACTGGCCATATTATTTCTATCCTTTGTGATGGGCTACAAAGGACTGTGCATACTCAGCTGGCTCTATGGCATTGGCCTGGGCGGCTTTCAGTACTCGCTGAAGATTTTGGCGCTTGAACGCATCAAGCTGAAGCATTTCTCCAAGGCCTGGG GTTTTATACGCGGCGTCCAGTCGGTGCCCGTGCTCATTAGCGTGCCCCTCACTTCCTTTCTTAATGATTATTCGCTGAAGTATGGGCGTGCCGGCTATTATATTTGCTCGGCGGCGGCCGCCATTTCGGGCATCATCATCTTCTTCATCAGCGAGccacaagagcaacagcagcagcagcagcagccgccgcgtGGACATCTCAATGGGCATCTGCCCACGCCCATGCTGATGCGCCACTCGTCGGCGCGACACCATCGCCCGAATCTGCCTTTGGACTATGGCTATGGCGACTATCCGGCACCCGATCTGCTCAGCCGCAGCTGCATCAGCCTCAATCAAATGGAGCCATATTTACAGGCCACAAATTCCCACTACTGTCAACGTCACATGCATCAGCAGTCGCATTCGCATCTGTCGCAGCATCATCAGCCGCCTGTCCAGCATACGCATTCGCATTCCCATCCTCATACGCATACCCATACACATCCCCAGCAGTTGGCCTGCCACAATCTGGACATGCAGCAGGCCAACCGCACGCCCTACCAGCTGGGCCAGGGCAGCATTGGCGCCAAGATGGGCAAGCGCCTGCAGCGGAGTCTCTCCTTCATCCAGCAGCACAACTGCTGCGATGGCCAGATGTACTGCAGCTGGCACAGCACCTACGAGCTCGGCTGCCGCAAGTCTCCCAA ATCTCAGGACAGGCAGCCACTCATATGCACTTGCAGCCCCAATTCCACCACATATGGTGGCGGCAGTTCGGCACGCAGTCGCAGCGTGCCGGAGGGCCTATCGACCATGTCGCAGCAGTGTAACTGCCGTCATGGGGCAGGCGTGGCAGCCGTGGCAGCGCCCTCCCGTGAGTTTATCTACGTGCCGCACGCCTACGCCTCGCTGCAGCGGACGCCACATCGACAGAGTCGTCACATGCCTGGAACAGGAGGAGACGGAGGCGGAGGAGGAGCTGGCGCCGCAGCTGGCACCggagctggcagcagctgtcaGGCAGCCAGAGGCAATCCGCAGTGCCGGCTTAAGCGTTCGCAGTCGCTGTGCCGACCCGTTCACTTTGTGGAACAAATCACCACCTCCGTGTAA
- the LOC138911196 gene encoding protein hunchback-like, protein MRPRRATDDGNDDGDGDGATSDVETNTPRSRNYTKTVCECELQQQQQQQQQQQQQQPPATAAAAEPGPADKPTKYNGIRALHGVSMVTEGSAREPHTARLTAGPSLGSPGLGAAGWEGDGR, encoded by the exons ATGCGACCGCGAAGAGCAACAGACGACGgcaacgacgacggcgacggcgacggtgCTACG AGCGACGTGGAGACTAACACGCCGCGCAGCCGAAATTACACTAAAACCGTTTGTGAATGTGaactccagcagcagcagcagcagcagcagcagcagcagcagcagcagccgccagcgaccgccgctgctgccgagCCGGGACCGGCAGACAAACCGACCAAATACAACGGGATCAGAGCGCTCCATGGTGTATCTATGGTAACCGAAGGCAGCGCACGAGAGCCTCACACAGCCAGACTGACTGCTGGGCCATCGCTGGGCTCGCCTGGGCTGGGGGCTGCGGGCTGGGAAGGGGACGGGCGCTAG